One part of the Mytilus trossulus isolate FHL-02 chromosome 11, PNRI_Mtr1.1.1.hap1, whole genome shotgun sequence genome encodes these proteins:
- the LOC134690268 gene encoding uncharacterized protein LOC134690268 codes for MNEEIRKAISNKKIAFYNWKNNGSINDQHNYYLQQKKLTTYELRKQCRLEIALRRINERQKLIESKVSDTKTFFRMIRNQRGKMSKHIDELNVDGQIYNSDNQIINGWHIHFEELAKKSVNTKFDHKHLENVEKEVKVISDICQERYIHMQVTNIEVEKAISSLNKNKAADIYGITAENIIYGGEDLRAYICELINMSFKYCYVPDLLKIGTLFPIFKNKGNIKDAINYRGITVTPTLSKIIEKILKLRENVKIIESQNPLQSGFTEDTTPLMCELIIEEFERENKDLKRPTYLAMLDGKSAFDVVVHANLIRRLYQIGISDQYLLMIQNIYHNAATCIKWNGHLSEPFLVEQGVRQGGAISADLYKVYVNPLLNLLCETGLGGKIGNINCCAPTCADDVAIIATNPLEIQSLVDIAVDFSRREGYLLQPTKSVILPVRTTTKTIETEEGFWNMDDKPMPVVKTAKHIGIHKSEKNSVLLTVEENIKKARRTLYSLMGSGLHGTNGLDPETILTLVKTYVLPILTYGLEILIPK; via the coding sequence ATGAATGAGGAAATCCGCAAAGCTATCAGTAACAAGAAAATTGCATTCTATAACTGGAAAAATAACGGAAGTATTAATGATCAGCACAACTACTATCTGCAGCAAAAGAAACTAACAACTTACGAACTGAGGAAGCAATGTCGTTTAGAAATAGCACTTCGAAGAATAAACGAGAggcaaaaactaattgaatctaAAGTTTCCGATaccaaaacattttttagaaTGATCAGAAATCAAAGAGGAAAAATGTCCAAACATATAGATGAGCTCAATGTTGATGGTCAAATTTATAACAGCGACAATCAAATAATTAACGGCTGGCACATACATTTTGAAGAACTAGCTAAAAAGTCTGTCAATACAAAGTTTGATCATAAACACTTAGAAAATGTCGAAAAAGAAGTTAAAGTTATATCTGATATTTGCCAAGAAAGATATATTCATATGCAAGTGACTAATATAGAAGTAGAAAAAGCAATATCAAGCttgaacaaaaataaagcaGCAGATATTTATGGGATCACAGCAGAAAACATTATATATGGTGGTGAAGATCTGAGAGCTTATATATGTGAACTCATAAATATGTCCTTTAAATACTGCTATGTTCCAGACCTACTAAAAATAGGCACATTATTtccaatattcaaaaacaaaggAAATATTAAGGATGCTATTAACTATCGTGGAATAACTGTCACTCCAACCTTATCGAAAATAATAGAAAAGATTCTGAAATTGagagaaaatgtaaaaattatagAATCTCAAAACCCATTACAAAGTGGATTCACAGAGGATACCACCCCATTAATGTGTGAACTCATCATAGAGGAATTTGAGAGAGAAAATAAAGACCTAAAAAGACCAACTTATTTAGCTATGCTTGATGGGAAATCAGCCTTTGATGTTGTGGTACATGCAAATCTCATTAGAAGACTATACCAAATTGGAATATCCGACCAATATCTACTaatgatacaaaatatatacCATAATGCTGCTACATGCATTAAATGGAATGGTCATCTTTCAGAACCTTTTCTAGTAGAACAAGGAGTACGTCAAGGTGGAGCTATATCTgctgacttatataaagtatatgTTAACCCTTTATTGAACCTTCTGTGTGAAACAGGACTAGGCGGAAAAATTGGTAACATAAACTGCTGTGCACCTACCTGCGCTGATGATGTCGCTATTATAGCAACTAATCCTCTTGAGATACAGTCTTTGGTCGATATTGCAGTTGATTTCAGTAGAAGAGAAGGATATCTCTTACAACCAACGAAGAGCGTCATACTGCCAGTAAGAACAACCACAAAAACAATAGAAACTGAAGAAGGATTCTGGAATATGGACGATAAACCAATGCCAGTAGTTAAAACTGCAAAACATATCGGAATAcataaatcagaaaaaaactcaGTCCTTTTAACAGTTGAGGAAAACATCAAAAAAGCAAGGCGCACTTTATATAGTTTAATGGGATCAGGTCTACATGGGACCAATGGATTAGACCCAGAAACAATACTCACACTAGTTAAAACTTATGTACTACCAATTTTAACTTATGGACTAGAAATTTTGATCCCAAAATGA